A single region of the Marinobacter salinus genome encodes:
- a CDS encoding YbaN family protein yields the protein MNVSGALTMGARVGKTGFQFLAYIALLLAAVGVVLPLLPTTPFVLLAAFFASKGSPAFARWLEGHPRYGPAIENWQRNRAVPVKAKGLALGMMGLSWGTLFIIGTPVFALAMSGGLLTAAACYLLKRPS from the coding sequence ATGAACGTCAGTGGGGCCCTTACTATGGGCGCAAGAGTCGGCAAAACCGGTTTTCAGTTTCTTGCGTATATTGCTTTGTTGCTAGCAGCCGTTGGGGTGGTTTTGCCGTTACTGCCAACGACGCCCTTTGTGTTGCTCGCTGCTTTTTTCGCCAGCAAAGGATCTCCGGCATTTGCGCGCTGGCTGGAGGGTCACCCCCGGTATGGCCCGGCGATCGAAAACTGGCAAAGGAACAGGGCGGTACCCGTCAAGGCTAAGGGGCTTGCGCTCGGCATGATGGGGCTGAGCTGGGGAACCCTCTTTATAATCGGGACTCCAGTGTTCGCCCTGGCGATGTCAGGGGGGCTTCTGACCGCTGCAGCCTGTTATCTATTGAAACGACCTTCTTAA
- a CDS encoding RrF2 family transcriptional regulator translates to MHITRYTDYSLRVLIYLAVQGDRLATIQEIADSYDISKNHLMKVVHQLNKKGYIETIRGKKGGMRLHMSPTDINVGVLVRETEQDLSIVECFSSKNACKISPICGLKSMFGEALSAFLEVLDKYTLADVIQDQHRPQLLRLLQVA, encoded by the coding sequence ATGCACATCACCCGCTACACTGACTACTCACTACGCGTTCTGATTTATCTGGCAGTGCAGGGTGACCGTCTGGCAACTATCCAGGAAATCGCCGACAGTTACGACATTTCGAAGAACCATCTTATGAAAGTGGTTCATCAACTAAACAAGAAAGGATACATCGAAACTATTCGGGGCAAGAAAGGCGGTATGAGGTTGCACATGTCACCGACTGACATCAATGTCGGTGTCCTGGTCAGGGAAACCGAGCAGGACCTGAGCATTGTGGAATGTTTTTCCTCCAAAAATGCCTGCAAGATCAGTCCTATCTGCGGTCTGAAATCAATGTTTGGTGAAGCTTTGTCGGCATTTTTGGAGGTTCTGGATAAATACACGTTGGCCGATGTGATCCAGGATCAGCACCGGCCGCAGTTGTTAAGGCTGCTTCAGGTTGCCTGA
- a CDS encoding fatty acid desaturase family protein: MKKMTEAQFSELEKDLNAIRDEVVADLGERDARYIRRIVRLHRTLEISGRAMMPFGIIPPVFIAATATLGIAKIIENMEIGHNVMHGQYDWMNDPGLHSQTYEWDTVCDGDSWRRTHNYEHHTYTNIIGKDRDYGYALLRLSDDEKWQPLHSLQFINYILLSVFFQWGVGLHELESERIRRGEIRLRDKLPFLRAFFRKGGRQAFKDYVFFPLVTLPVAPVVLAGNAGANLIRNLWSSTVIFCGHFTQDAETFSEAECEGESKGHWYLRQLTGSSNFTGGKWVHLLSGHLSYQVEHHVFPDLPAHRYPEISEKVQSVCRNHDIQYNTGSFARQYGTVLKRIIAYSLPDRVRSGLLSAHAGQAT, encoded by the coding sequence ATGAAGAAGATGACCGAAGCACAGTTTAGCGAACTGGAAAAGGACCTTAACGCCATCCGGGATGAGGTAGTAGCCGATCTTGGGGAACGGGATGCCCGCTATATCCGCCGGATTGTGCGACTCCATCGAACTCTCGAAATCAGCGGCCGGGCGATGATGCCATTCGGGATTATTCCTCCAGTTTTCATTGCCGCTACAGCTACCCTGGGCATTGCCAAGATCATTGAGAACATGGAAATCGGCCACAACGTCATGCACGGCCAATATGACTGGATGAACGATCCGGGCCTGCATTCCCAGACCTACGAGTGGGACACTGTCTGCGACGGCGATTCCTGGCGACGGACCCACAACTACGAACACCACACCTACACCAACATCATAGGCAAAGACAGGGACTACGGCTATGCCCTTCTGCGCCTGAGCGATGACGAGAAATGGCAGCCCCTGCATAGCCTGCAGTTTATCAACTACATCCTGCTGAGCGTTTTTTTCCAGTGGGGGGTTGGCTTGCATGAGCTGGAGAGTGAGCGGATCCGGCGCGGCGAGATCCGCCTTCGTGACAAGCTCCCGTTCCTCAGGGCGTTCTTCCGGAAAGGCGGGCGGCAGGCTTTCAAAGACTATGTATTCTTTCCATTGGTCACGCTCCCCGTGGCCCCGGTTGTTCTGGCCGGCAACGCTGGCGCTAACCTGATCCGTAATCTTTGGTCATCCACGGTGATCTTCTGCGGTCACTTTACCCAGGACGCGGAAACCTTCAGCGAAGCCGAGTGCGAGGGTGAGAGCAAAGGGCACTGGTACCTTCGCCAACTTACCGGGTCGTCCAATTTTACCGGTGGCAAATGGGTACACCTGTTAAGCGGGCATCTAAGCTACCAGGTGGAACACCACGTATTCCCGGACCTGCCCGCCCATCGCTATCCAGAGATTTCAGAGAAAGTTCAGTCGGTGTGCCGGAACCACGATATCCAGTACAACACCGGGAGTTTTGCCCGACAGTACGGCACTGTTCTGAAGCGAATCATCGCCTATTCCCTGCCAGACAGAGTGCGGAGCGGATTGCTCTCCGCACATGCCGGTCAGGCAACCTGA
- the ytfE gene encoding iron-sulfur cluster repair protein YtfE: MNMTSLPLGQIARDYPGATGILKKMKLDFCCGGATTLKQAAREKGLDAHRIASDIEAHMSRRSGQPDPTDLSTESLIEHILERYHDIHREELPELIRLAKRVERVHGSHLKCPSGLADLLTDVLAELENHMAKEEQILFPMITRGINGMAVAPVAVMREEHDNHGAYLEKIESITNDMTLPEAACNTWKALYLGLETFRDDLTQHIHLENNVLFNRIDGRMGGVSNG, encoded by the coding sequence ATGAACATGACATCACTTCCCTTGGGGCAGATTGCCCGCGACTACCCCGGAGCCACAGGCATCCTCAAAAAGATGAAGCTGGATTTCTGCTGTGGGGGAGCTACGACTCTGAAGCAAGCCGCCCGCGAAAAGGGGCTCGACGCCCACCGGATCGCTTCGGACATTGAGGCGCACATGAGTCGGCGAAGTGGACAACCGGACCCAACCGACTTGTCGACCGAATCTCTGATCGAGCATATTCTTGAACGCTACCACGATATCCACCGGGAAGAGCTGCCCGAGCTGATCCGGTTGGCAAAGCGTGTTGAGCGCGTACACGGCAGTCACCTCAAGTGCCCGTCCGGACTGGCCGATCTTCTTACCGATGTGCTCGCCGAGCTCGAAAATCACATGGCCAAGGAGGAGCAGATCCTATTTCCGATGATCACTCGAGGCATTAATGGTATGGCTGTTGCGCCCGTCGCGGTCATGCGAGAGGAACACGATAATCACGGCGCCTACCTTGAGAAAATCGAGAGCATAACCAATGACATGACGCTACCCGAAGCCGCATGCAACACCTGGAAGGCGCTCTATCTTGGCCTTGAGACCTTTCGCGACGACCTGACACAGCACATCCATCTTGAAAACAATGTGCTTTTCAACCGTATTGATGGTCGCATGGGAGGGGTTTCCAATGGCTAA
- a CDS encoding ferredoxin reductase, which yields MLAKHTQSKTLLWLGRQLFNRENPAAFFDPLLERLNPMWVQAYTPARVEQVLEETSDTKTFVLRPADRWQGFEAGQHVNICAEVGGIRRTRTFSLSGSPILWQEQGLITLTIKRLAGGLVTNWLHDHLRIGAILGLGDAFGDFLIPEPAKPVLFIAGGSGITPILSQLETMPASDYAAPVTLLYFVRTPNDVIGEEKLRALAAHWSTLTLTIIYTHERATPRYLSEQDLETVPGIKAREVYLCGPKGLMDLANDLLHKQGISERNIHSTFFSAPQADLGDQALGGLVQFARSDVEVSSEGDANILQIAEAAGLSPRYGCRMGICHQCSCRKTSGTVINRLTGQTSGAGEESIQLCVSVPRGPISIDA from the coding sequence AAACACTTCTCTGGCTTGGCAGGCAGCTTTTCAACAGGGAAAATCCGGCTGCCTTTTTTGATCCGCTACTGGAGCGCCTGAATCCGATGTGGGTACAAGCGTACACACCAGCTCGTGTGGAGCAGGTTCTTGAGGAAACATCCGACACCAAAACGTTTGTCCTTAGGCCCGCCGACCGATGGCAGGGTTTTGAAGCCGGCCAGCATGTGAACATCTGTGCCGAAGTGGGTGGCATTCGACGCACCCGCACCTTCAGCCTTTCCGGATCGCCAATACTTTGGCAAGAACAGGGGCTGATCACACTGACCATCAAACGACTCGCCGGGGGGCTGGTAACCAACTGGCTGCATGACCATCTGCGGATAGGTGCCATACTGGGCCTCGGTGATGCATTTGGCGATTTTCTGATTCCCGAACCTGCGAAGCCGGTTCTCTTTATCGCTGGCGGAAGCGGCATAACCCCGATTCTTAGCCAGCTGGAGACCATGCCGGCCAGCGATTACGCGGCTCCGGTAACGCTGCTGTATTTCGTGCGAACGCCCAACGACGTGATTGGCGAAGAAAAGTTAAGAGCACTTGCGGCGCACTGGTCCACACTGACCCTGACCATCATCTACACCCATGAAAGGGCAACGCCCCGCTATCTGTCCGAGCAGGATCTGGAGACAGTCCCCGGCATCAAGGCCCGAGAAGTCTATCTTTGCGGCCCCAAGGGACTGATGGATCTGGCCAACGATCTTCTCCACAAACAGGGAATCAGTGAGCGCAACATCCACAGCACCTTCTTCTCCGCGCCTCAGGCGGATCTGGGTGACCAGGCTCTGGGCGGCCTGGTCCAGTTTGCCAGGAGTGATGTTGAAGTGAGTTCGGAGGGAGACGCCAATATCCTTCAGATCGCAGAGGCCGCTGGCCTGTCACCTCGCTACGGCTGCCGCATGGGTATCTGCCATCAATGCAGCTGCCGCAAGACCAGCGGCACTGTCATTAACCGGCTGACTGGACAGACCTCCGGCGCTGGCGAAGAAAGCATCCAGCTCTGCGTATCCGTACCCCGCGGGCCGATTTCCATTGACGCTTAA